In Defluviimonas aquaemixtae, the sequence GGAGTTGATCTTTCAACCGCTGCCGCATGACGATCCGGTGCAGCGCCAACCCGATATCGGACTTGCGCGAAAGACGATCGGCTGGGAGCCTAGGGTACAGCTGCGCGAGGGGCTGACGCAGACAATTGCGTATTTCTCCGCGCTCCGCGAGGAAATGCGCCTGTCCGGGAGGGTAAGCTGATGGCGATGGCGGCTAGCAATGGCGGGATCGTGGGCCAAGCGAGCGTCGGGCGCAGCGTGCTTTGGCTGGCGCTCGCGGTGCTTGCCTGTCTGAGCGTGCTCTTCGTGAACGGCAAGCCGCTCTTCTACTTCGATACTGTCGGTTACGTCTCGCAGGGGCATACAGCGCTGCGCCAGCTTGGCTGGCGAGGGGAATCTCCCCTGGCGGGCCGGCGCGAAATGCTGCGCGAAACCGACGGTCAGGCCGCTCAGGGGTCTTCGCCAGGTACAGCCGAGATCGAGGGTGAGCATACGGTTGACGGTTCACGATCGGCATTCTTTGCACTCATGTCAGGCGCTCTCGCGCGTCTCGGGGCGCTGGAGGGGCTGGTCGCGCTGAACGTCGTGTCCGTTTTCGTGGCGGTATGGCTGCCGATGCGGGTGGCCGCGCGCCGATGGGGGCTGCATGTGCCCGTCGCGCGCGCCGTCGCGTTGCCGATCATCGTGGCCTGTCTCGGGTCGTTGCCGTTCTTCATCGCGTTCCTCATGCCCGACACTTTCGCGCCAGTGCTTCTGCTGGTGATCGCGACACTGACGGTTTTTGCGCGGCACATGCGAACCTGGGAAATCCTCTTGGCCCTGGCGCTTGGCTCGCTCGCCATCGTCTCGCATCTGTCGCATCTTGCCATCGCGGCGCTGATGGTGCCGGGCTCGGCGCTGATCTCGGTCATTCTTGCGCGGCGGCGCTGGTGGGTGGCGCCCGCGCTCGTGGCGGTAATCGTCGGACTAGGGTTTACCGAGCAGAGCATGCTGCGGTCGGCGGCGAAGGCCGTGTCAGACTCCGATGTCGTCATCAAGCCCTACATCACCGCACGCCTCATTCAGGACGGTCCGGGCCTCGCCTATCTGGAAAAGCACTGCCCCGACCAGGCGATCCCGACTTGCAAGCTTCATACCGCACTTCAATGGTCCGACGATCCCTACAGGATCACCGCGAGCCACATCGTCTTTGAAACCAGCGAGCGGCTGGGATCTTTCCGGCTCATGGATCCGGCGGATCAGAAGGCCGTCGCCGACGACCAGATCGGCTTCTTCTTCGACGTTTTGGCTGATCAGCCGGTCGCGACCTTCCTCGCCTTCCTGAAGAACACCTTCATCCAGTCGGGTTGGGTCAGTGTCGAGATGACGCTGCCCACGGACAAGATCATCGCCCAGAACGCGGGCGTCTCGGGGCTTGTGATGGGCGAATTCGAGGCCGGTAGGATCACGGACGACATCGGTTGGCTGACCGTCGTGACACCGATGCAGGAAATCCTCTATCTCCTGTCGCTCGCCGCAATCCTCGTTCTTGTCCTCCTGCCGCGCCGCGTGCCGGGAGAGGTGAAGGCGCTGGCAGTGATGGTTCTGCTCGGCATTCTGGCCAATGCGCTCGTTTGCGGCGGGATCTCGCAGCCTGCGACGCGCTACGGCGCGCGAGTCATCTGGCTCTTGCCACTTACCGCGACCATCTTGTTGATCTTCGCACGCCGTGCCCGACAGTTCGACATACCGGCCGAGGGGCGCGGATGAGCGGGGCGGGTCAGGCGACGATATCAGTCGTGATGCCTGCGTACAGCGCGGCCGGCCTTCTGCCGCGCGTCCTCGCACCGCTCATCGAGATGCAGGCGCGCGGTGAGGTCGCCGAGGTCATCGTGGTCGACGATCGCTCACCCGACAATACTGCGCAGGTCGCGCGGGACATGGGCGCGCGGGTTCTCGTCACGCCGCAGAACGGTGGGCCCGGTGCCGCGCGCAACCTGGCCGCCGAACATGCAGTAGGCGACGTACTGTGGTTCGTCGACAGTGACGTCATCGCTTGGGACGACGGCGCCGGAAAGGTCCGCGTTGCCTTCGCGGATCCCGATGTCGCGGCTGTTTTCGGGTCGTACGATTCCGCGCCCGACGGCCAGCACTGGTTTTCGCGCTACAAGAACCTGATGCACCGCTACTATCACCAGAAGGCAGAGCGCGACGCACGGACCTTCTGGGCGGGCTGCGGCGCAGTTCGCAAGGATCTGTTCCGTCAGGTCGGCGGGTTCGACGTGGACACCTACCGGGTGCCTTCCATCGAGGATATCGAGCTTGGCTACCGCATCCGCCGAGCCGGGGGGCGGATCGTCGTGGACCCGACACTTCTGGGCAAGCACCTAAAAGTCTGGACGCCGAAAAGCGCCATTCACACCGACATCTTCCGGCGCGCGCTGCCGTGGTCGCGGCTGATGATCGCCCGAGAGGGAGTGCACAACGATCTCAACACTTCGCATGCCGAAAAGGCGCGTGCCCTGATTGCGGGCATTTTCCTGCTGTTGCTCGTCGCGCTGCCATTCACGCTGTCGATCTGGCCCGCGACGCTTGCGCTTTTGCTGCTCGCGCTATTCGTGAATCGACGCTTCGTGCGTTTCATGTACGACAACGGCGGCGCCGGATTCGCGATTTCGACATTCCTCTATCACCAGGTCTATTACGTCTATTCGGCGGCCGCCTTTGCCTGGTGCCTATTTGAGTATCACGTCCTTGGCGTGAAAAACC encodes:
- a CDS encoding glycosyltransferase; translation: MSGAGQATISVVMPAYSAAGLLPRVLAPLIEMQARGEVAEVIVVDDRSPDNTAQVARDMGARVLVTPQNGGPGAARNLAAEHAVGDVLWFVDSDVIAWDDGAGKVRVAFADPDVAAVFGSYDSAPDGQHWFSRYKNLMHRYYHQKAERDARTFWAGCGAVRKDLFRQVGGFDVDTYRVPSIEDIELGYRIRRAGGRIVVDPTLLGKHLKVWTPKSAIHTDIFRRALPWSRLMIAREGVHNDLNTSHAEKARALIAGIFLLLLVALPFTLSIWPATLALLLLALFVNRRFVRFMYDNGGAGFAISTFLYHQVYYVYSAAAFAWCLFEYHVLGVKNRLHVP